The Populus alba chromosome 13, ASM523922v2, whole genome shotgun sequence genome contains the following window.
CAACTACCTAGACATGTGGAGGAAATTGACTGAGGATATAAACCTGGTTTTAGGGGCTTAGCAAAGTGGTCATGACATTCAGAACTCAGTCCCTCCCAGAGCTTCAAACAAACATGCATGAGCAAAATCCTAAAGCTAGACTTCTTTGATGATTAACATGACAGCAAAGCATTCCAGCAAAAACCTttagtttccaaaaaaaaaaaaagaaagaaagaaaagattgcAGCCTTAGTCAGTTGTTCCCTGCAGATTTACAGGGGACTAGCAAACCCATGCCTCTAAAAAAAGGTGCTTATCACCCATTGATTATGCAAGATTAATCAAAACTTGGTTTCAACCTCCATACAGGGCTCAGCAGGTATTATGAGCATTCCAATCAATCCAAATCCACAGAGCCAAACCCAGAAAAACGTGAATATACCACCAAACTTTTATATCAAAGTACATGACATGCAAGCTCAAGAACTAAGCAAAGCAGGGTACGAATTATAACTTCAAGGAGAAAACTCAAGACAAACAGCCCCTATAGGGTATGGACTCCTTGcctttctctttatttatttcacccTTTTCTCAACTCACAATGGCAGCTCCCCAcactaaacaaaaagaaaaaaaccaggcCTTTGAATTGCAATCTTTTCCACCAAGAGAACCACCAGGAAGCCCTCACGGAAAACGAATCCCCAATATTTTCAAAACCAGAGAGCTCCCACCCAAAACTGAAGTCAAAAACCCTATTTGAACCAAAAACAAGGAAACCCTGATCCTCTCTCCTCTGACCCGTTAACTCAATCTCTACCCTTCAAATTACTAGCATTTTGCCCTTGGAATCAATAATTGTAtactaaaattatcaaatgtCTCTCATCAATAACACATCAACATCATTTTAAAGCAACTGTGACAATTGAATAAGATACCATCTATGGAttccataaaataaaacagCTTTCATAGTCCATGGTGATCATAGATATCTACTTCAAATCTTTAGTAAAATCTTAGGCCTCTTCCAGGTTTTGAGCTTTCACGTGAAACAAAAGGAACCCACATGAAAAAGAACTGAACTTCGCAAGTGGAAATAACAGTACCTGTAACTGGAGCAGCGGTGATTCCTTCTATTTCTTACGCTTCACTTGTTCTGAGAAATAAAAGGCGCTTCCATCTGTAGtagcaaaaaagaaaactttgcAGCTTACACTCTGGTCCCTGTTGTTATATGACATATGGAAAAAGACCCttttttcaatagaaaaaatatagacaCGCGTCAGGAGCTTTTACGAGTGTTTTTAGCCTGCCTCCCTCTCTTaaccatgaatttttttttcttttttttttgagaaatcttttAGCCATGAATTgacagaaaataaaaggagagagatggtttcttgattttttgtcaTCATCATGAAAAGggattttttatgatgattgtCCAGAAACAAAACTCTACTCTACAGAGCTCTCAATCTCTTTTTCACCTATGAGTTATGcccattgtttttttctctttaaattcgAAGCATGCTAGCTTTTCTTTCCTATCAAATGTTTTTGATTTCATGATCTTAGACATTGAtgcttatatatttttctttcttcttcttttttgagtAAATTGTTCTACATTGATTGATACATGCTAaacatttcttcttttctttggatttttttaattgattgttttcCAAAATTTTGGCATTCAGAAAATTTTTGGCTTGTAGAGCATTTCAATTGGTTTTATAAATTATGGATCATATTGTTGGGGGAAAGTTCAAACTGGGTAGAAAGATCGGTGGAGGATCTTTTGGGGAGATTTTTCTTGGTCagttcttcttattcttcttcttcttctcattatatttatgtaattgCAATTTTGTTTAAACTAATGAATATCGCTTATGGCTTTAATTTGTACAGGGATTGATGTGCAGAATGGAGAGGAAGTTGGCATAAAGCTGGTATTTGAATAACgttcattttttgtttgaaattttacCTTATTTTCATCTTCCTTATTGGAATTTAATGTATTGGGCATTGACTGCTAAAGAGGGGTATGCAATGTAAGAAATTTAGGACTGATGATTCTCTCTGATCAATGCCTTTTGAATGGGCATGAGATGTGCAATGTGCCttgaattggattttttttcctttttctttttctgaaagAGTATGCTTGGTTCTGTTTGATTTGAGTTTATTTTGGTAGTGCCATTAGTACTTGAATGCAAGAattatgtaaaagaaaaaaatgcatacAAACGCAAGAATTCTTGCATGGAAGGTGATGTAGCTGCATAAGTTCTTGCTATGGCATGAACAAGCTTTTGAACTGTGACATGCATTAATTTGGTAGAGAATTTCAGCCAGTCCTAAACTTTATAAGATTCTTCTTTACCGTCATCAAGAaggcattgttttttaaaggaaaaattaagTCACGTAATTGTATTGATGAAGTGTATGTAACtgaatatcaagaaaacaaattgagatcCATCTATTGATTTATCTTAAGTTTTATCTAAcacatttttctttctcaagcTCTGAACATATATTTCCTTTTTCCTGTTAATTTTAAGGAACCTGTAAGGAGCAAGCACCCTCAGCTTCACTATGAGTCTAAAATTTACATGCTTCTTCAAGGAGGAAGTAAGTCCTCATTGTCTGTCCTTGTTATTCTTAATGTGGTACAATAAGCTATAATAAAGTGATAGATGTCATTTTTGCACTATAATTGAATGattatctcatttattttttatgcagtGGGAATTCCTCAACTCAAGTGGTTTGGTGTTGACGGTGAGTACAACATCATGGTTATTGACCTTCTTGGGCCAAGTCTTGAAGACTTATTCAACTACTGCAATCGGAAGCTTTCTTTGAAAACAGTGTTGATGCTTGCAGATCAATTGGTATGTGTCTACTTCTCTTGGAGGAAGTTATTTCCCTTGGCTCAATGAGTTTCCTCTTTGATTAGATCATTAATTTTCTTAGttgtttattttagattaacaGGGTTGAATATATGCACTCAAGGGGCTTTCTTCACCGTGACATAAAGCCTGATAACTTTCTTATGGGTTTGGGACGTAAAGCCAATCAGGTATATTAATATGCTGCAGTGCATATTTAACTTTATCTTCAGTtgcaatttcaaattttaaaattttggagtGGATCTTGGTTCAGTTAAAAACATTAGAGGGTCTTATTTAAACCATAGTTTTGCAATTTAAATATCTTAGTGGGATGTTGTCAACTATGGATTTTACCTCTTTGCAATTTTCCaagacttttttttccttttttttttaaacttcattattgtGATGCATTTGCATGCTTAGTGTATTAGATATAacagtaaaataacaaaaaaattgtagtTGTAATCGAGAGATATCTATTATGAATATCCTAACTAAAGGATAAATATTTTCACTTACTGCTGGGCATAGTGAAGCCATAATAATATGGTgctactattaaaataaatataaattagttGATGAGATTGTTAAAATATAACTAAACACCCTTAGACATTTGGTATTTCTCAAATTGATTTGTCTTTATTTTCTGAAGAGAATTATGAAGTCCAACTGGAATTTGGTTCCCTAGTGAAAGTCCTGATTTTATTGAGAGTGCGAACATCCTCTTTACTTATTTCTGCAGTTGGTGGTTATTTCATTGTTAGTAATTATGCCAGGTTTATATTATTGATTATGGCCTTGCAAAGAAGTATAGGGATTCTCAAACTCATAAGCACATACCATACAGGTACTTTCAGTTACTATGCTTTTCCTTTACATTGTGTATTTTTCCTTTACATTGTGTATTTTTCCTTTACATTGTGTTCCCTCTCTTTTGTAGAGAAATTTTATAGTATTCCAAAAGTAATCAATAGTTACTTCATGGGTCTATCTTGAGGAGAGAAACAAATACAAAGATGAAAGCAAAAGGAACATACAAGCCTACTAAAAGACCAAAAGtattaaagaatattattttcacttgggctaaaaaataatatttttaaatctctcTTATTAATAACTCATTCTCCTATAGAGCAACAGGCCAGTTACTCGTTTGGAAAGTGCTTAAGTGAATATTTTGGTGAGCATTCAGATAAACTGATTGGATTGGATGTTACCATCTGTATCAAACTCTGCTCAAAATTAGTTGTAATGggattgatttttcttgtatttaattttactttggTTCATAACAAATTCTCGCTTTAATTAATACAACACATCAATTCAACGACAAACAGAAATCACTAgggtttcattttctttttttcaatattgaaatGATTTACCAAAATACTGGTTTCCATTCCCATGCAAACCACCATTTGGCATTATTACTAGACTTGTAATATATTGCTTATATAATTGTGAATTTGTTGTATCTTCTCagggaaaataaaaatcttaccGGCACAGCTCGATATGCTAGTGTTAACACTCACCTTGGAGTTGGTAAGTAAAGTCTTATAtcaattgttgattttattacTTGGCAgagttttagattaatttatgcATCTAATTATTGTGTTGCTTGGTTAACAGAACAAAGTAGAAGAGATGATTTGGAATCTCTCGGTTATGTGCTTATGTATTTCCTCAGGGGAAGGTTGAACATATAATAAATGTTATGTTAgtcctatttaatttttgcttTTAGAGTCTTTCATAGGATCAAATACAAGTTGTTGATTTGCATCATATTCTAAGTTTCATGAACTGTTGGCATCAGCCTTCCGTGGCAGGGTCTTAAAGCAGGGACAAAAAAGCAGAAGTATGATAAAATCAGTGAAAAGAAGACCTTAACTCCTATAGAGGTAATACTATGTTTCAACATGACACCTTCTTCTACTAAACCATACCATTTCAtgttatgtttgttttattttaatatggaaGAATGTGTTGATTGATCTCTTAAACCcggctttcttttcttttcttttctcttgtcAATGTTTATCTTGttgcaaaattgaaaaaaaaagaagagacaaTTGCTTAAAGTTCCAATAATCTTTTGACAGGTTCTTTGCAAATCATATCCATCAGAGTTCATATCATACTTTCATTATTGTCGATCATTACGATTTGAAGACAAACCGGATTATTCATATTTGAAGAGGCTTTTTCGTGACTTATTTCTTAGAGAAGGTAAAACATGGAGATTGtgtttattaatttagtttatctTCCCATAATATAACATGGGCAAGGAATGCTTTGATTGACAAGTcatttcctattttttcttgtcTCTTCCTGTTGGTAATGACTGCTACCCCTCGCATTCCAGAGTGTGACTCCACTGGCCTACATCATTAGAATAACAGATTTTGTGCAGGCTATAAAAGTTGTTTGGCCTTGCCTGGTTCCTGAGCAATGCAAATCCTGACATGGATTATTTGTGCAGGCTatcaatttgattatatatatgattGGACAATATTGAAGTATCCTCAAATTGGTTCCAATTCTAGACAAAAGGTTAATGCTCGTCACTTTTATAGTTTagactttttctttgtttgatatttataatatattttgtatgtttcAGCAGCCTAGTGCAAAGGCAGGTTCAAAACTTCGACCATCTactgaaaaaacagaaaaggctCCAGGTGTGTTCCTTCTCGAATTAGGAAGGTATAGAGAGGAATGTTAAGCtagttttgtttataaaaacttATGTGCATGACTGTgttgaaataaaaacatgaattctTAATTACATGATAAACTTGCAATTATAAGCTAGATTAAAATTTATAGTGATTACCATTGAGGCTTTGTTCCTTAAATTAGACCTTTTCAACTTCCTTTTTTCGGAATATGAAATgacttttttgtttctatttactTGTTTTAACTAGTGGGAAAAGAGATTCATGATAGATATTTGGGTGTAGTTGAAGTGTTGGGTAGAAGAAGTGCTTCCAATGTTAATGTTGATCGCTCGAAGCACAGGCCATTGGAGAATGTTTCACCATCAAAGGAAGTGGTAAGTAATGGCATCCAGAAAATGCTACACTTAATACCTTTTCCTATCGTGTAACATTACCACTTTGAGGAGGTAGATACAAAAACACTAGAATTCCCCGTAGGTGATGTTAAATTCTGCTATAAATACGTTTTCATCTTCTCCAGCGATCTGATTTGGATAGAGGCCGCGCTTCTTTCTCTCACAATGGAAGTGTGTCAAGAAAGGCTGTTGCTTCTAGCAGCAGAAAAGGCACTACTGTTTCAGCTAGTGAGAGTAGATCAAGTTGGCTGTTCTCGAATACTAATCGCCTGCCCACCACCCAAAAAACCCGTTCTGGAGTTGAGTCCAAAATGGCGTCAGTTTCTCATGGAACCCCTTCAAAAGGCACTCGTGATGGCCATCTTCGAAGCTTTGAGAATCTTTCCATTGGCACACAGAAGAGGAAGCAATGAACATTATTACATTACTTTTAGTAAAAgatggtgttttttatttatgatgagACAATACATGTGTTCTTGTTTCATTGCATGTAACGCATATTTATTCAAGCTTTTTcgttttcataaaattatgatgcaTTTTGCCTTTCTAAGAAATCTGCATGTGCACCATCCGGGTGTCGTACATCTTGTTTCGACGTGGTTCTGTGAAGCaaccaagaagaaaataataagttCTCTGGAGATGATTGGACATTCCAAATCTTACTCTTTGTTCTCGTTTTTCAAGAATTTGTCCTCCTCGTTTTTGGATTTGGCAAGTTCCCTTCGAAAGGCAAAACTAAGatcttgtttaaaattaaatttttaaaactaagaacatgtttaaaataattttttattaattttttatagttagatcatgtttcttaaaaatttatttttttatttaaaatttatttttttatgtttgtagattgtttttatgttttgatgttaaaaatattatttttaaaaaaattattttaatatatttttaagtaaaaaacactttaaaaaaataattatcaaacacCTAGAATTCTAAATTTGAGTCTTGTATGAGCAATTCTCTCTATGGTAATCTGCTTTGCATATAGATAGCAATTTgactaagtttaataaattgattttatttaattatatgaaataataataataataaatgaattaaattaaaaaaaagaaaagatggtcATGATGACTTACATATAAAAAGTGCttgtaaagagagagaaaaaattatgaagctcagtTTGAAAACAgtataatgttgaataatgaaattaaataaacaaaaataaacaaaaaaaaatcgattcaaGTCAATCTGAGTTAGTATATCAAGCCTACAACATGGATCGTGAGGCTGGAATAACCAtgtagaaagcaaataaatttttttttataatgtttgattcttaacaattcaaataaaaatgatgaagtaaaaaaatcaattaacaaaaatgattaaaaaaaaatagattcgtTAAACCTTGTGAGCTAGATAATGTAAATGGGATAACttgatataaaacaaaatatgaaaaattataaagctcaaatCTCAAACCAACTAAATGTTgaataacaaaacctaaaaaaatattcaatctaaaaaaatgacCCAAGAAAAGACACGTGTCAACCTCAGTTAACCTGTCAAAAAGCATTACCTAGATCTTAAAATcaagataacttaataaaaaaaataaaaaaaaataatgaagctgAATTTCTAACAAATacaatgttaaagaatgaaattaaaaaaaaataaacgtaaaaatatatctaaggaaaaaaattatgtcaacCCAAGTTGACATTTCAAACTCGCAACACTTCAAACTCACGACATAGGTTATGGGACCAAGATCACCccataaaaaaactatcaagcccaattcttaaccaaccaaatgtcaaataataataaaaaatataacaataaaaagaatgagaatcgaatttaacttaaaaataaaataactagacACCCTTCAGGTTTGGCTAGACTAGTGCGAATCTTAAgagggggagaagaagaagaaaaatgtctTCATATTCTTATTGTCACTCCTCCATTGATATATTTCACCTCACTTGAAATGTTGTCGTTACGTCGCTCTCAACATCAATAAGGAAGTCAATGTTCCACCATTAGGGGAAGCTGCATGAAGCGTTAGAAACCGATATCTTCCTCCACATGCTAGCACATGTGATACACAAGCTAGTCAAGTTGCCCTGTCCATTGACATTAGCACaccatatttgttttaatttaaattttgatcctTTAAGCTTAATTGTTTtacatcaataaaaatttattttatttttccaaatcaaACATCAACCAAGCACTAAAACTTTTCATTGATATTGCAAGATATTTATGTGTAgtcaaccaaaataaattattaactcaAATCCTAAATAAAGATAATGTGAaaggattgaattaaaaaaagaaaaagatattaaGTGATAGAAAAAGACATGAACTCTTACCCTGCCCGTGTAAATTAACCCTTGATATTAGCCAAAAAGGAATTGAACATTTGTTTAACCTTCAAATTCTATATGCTTGaagctttaattttttgtaaatcaataaaattaaattttattttatcaaaaaaagcattaattaagTGATGAAACATTTCCTCAATATCATTTGAtgcactgatattaaaaataaaattttaaaaaataaaacaaatatattattttaatgcgtttTCAAgccaaaaacactttaaaaaacaattactattataatatcaaacgaGTTCTTAAAGTCTATGGAGAAGTACATGGAaccaaagagttttttttttaatcagcaaAGCCACGTGGAATATACATTTATagacacaaaaaaatttaa
Protein-coding sequences here:
- the LOC118036489 gene encoding casein kinase 1-like protein 10 isoform X2, with the translated sequence MDHIVGGKFKLGRKIGGGSFGEIFLGIDVQNGEEVGIKLEPVRSKHPQLHYESKIYMLLQGGMGIPQLKWFGVDGEYNIMVIDLLGPSLEDLFNYCNRKLSLKTVLMLADQLINRVEYMHSRGFLHRDIKPDNFLMGLGRKANQVYIIDYGLAKKYRDSQTHKHIPYRENKNLTGTARYASVNTHLGVEQSRRDDLESLGYVLMYFLRGSLPWQGLKAGTKKQKYDKISEKKTLTPIEVLCKSYPSEFISYFHYCRSLRFEDKPDYSYLKRLFRDLFLREGYQFDYIYDWTILKYPQIGSNSRQKPSAKAGSKLRPSTEKTEKAPVGKEIHDRYLGVVEVLGRRSASNVNVDRSKHRPLENVSPSKEVRSDLDRGRASFSHNGSVSRKAVASSSRKGTTVSASESRSSWLFSNTNRLPTTQKTRSGVESKMASVSHGTPSKGTRDGHLRSFENLSIGTQKRKQ
- the LOC118036489 gene encoding uncharacterized protein isoform X1 codes for the protein MDHIVGGKFKLGRKIGGGSFGEIFLGIDVQNGEEVGIKLEPVRSKHPQLHYESKIYMLLQGGMGIPQLKWFGVDGEYNIMVIDLLGPSLEDLFNYCNRKLSLKTVLMLADQLINRVEYMHSRGFLHRDIKPDNFLMGLGRKANQVYIIDYGLAKKYRDSQTHKHIPYRENKNLTGTARYASVNTHLGVEQSRRDDLESLGYVLMYFLRGSLPWQGLKAGTKKQKYDKISEKKTLTPIEVLCKSYPSEFISYFHYCRSLRFEDKPDYSYLKRLFRDLFLREGYQFDYIYDWTILKYPQIGSNSRQKQPSAKAGSKLRPSTEKTEKAPVGKEIHDRYLGVVEVLGRRSASNVNVDRSKHRPLENVSPSKEVRSDLDRGRASFSHNGSVSRKAVASSSRKGTTVSASESRSSWLFSNTNRLPTTQKTRSGVESKMASVSHGTPSKGTRDGHLRSFENLSIGTQKRKQ
- the LOC118036489 gene encoding uncharacterized protein isoform X4 is translated as MDHIVGGKFKLGRKIGGGSFGEIFLGIDVQNGEEVGIKLEPVRSKHPQLHYESKIYMLLQGGMGIPQLKWFGVDGEYNIMVIDLLGPSLEDLFNYCNRKLSLKTVLMLADQLINRVEYMHSRGFLHRDIKPDNFLMGLGRKANQVYIIDYGLAKKYRDSQTHKHIPYRENKNLTGTARYASVNTHLGVEQSRRDDLESLGYVLMYFLRGSLPWQGLKAGTKKQKYDKISEKKTLTPIEVLCKSYPSEFISYFHYCRSLRFEDKPDYSYLKRLFRDLFLREGYQFDYIYDWTILKYPQIGSNSRQKPSAKAGSKLRPSTEKTEKAPVEVLGRRSASNVNVDRSKHRPLENVSPSKEVRSDLDRGRASFSHNGSVSRKAVASSSRKGTTVSASESRSSWLFSNTNRLPTTQKTRSGVESKMASVSHGTPSKGTRDGHLRSFENLSIGTQKRKQ
- the LOC118036489 gene encoding uncharacterized protein isoform X3 produces the protein MDHIVGGKFKLGRKIGGGSFGEIFLGIDVQNGEEVGIKLEPVRSKHPQLHYESKIYMLLQGGMGIPQLKWFGVDGEYNIMVIDLLGPSLEDLFNYCNRKLSLKTVLMLADQLINRVEYMHSRGFLHRDIKPDNFLMGLGRKANQVYIIDYGLAKKYRDSQTHKHIPYRENKNLTGTARYASVNTHLGVEQSRRDDLESLGYVLMYFLRGSLPWQGLKAGTKKQKYDKISEKKTLTPIEVLCKSYPSEFISYFHYCRSLRFEDKPDYSYLKRLFRDLFLREGYQFDYIYDWTILKYPQIGSNSRQKQPSAKAGSKLRPSTEKTEKAPVEVLGRRSASNVNVDRSKHRPLENVSPSKEVRSDLDRGRASFSHNGSVSRKAVASSSRKGTTVSASESRSSWLFSNTNRLPTTQKTRSGVESKMASVSHGTPSKGTRDGHLRSFENLSIGTQKRKQ
- the LOC118036489 gene encoding casein kinase 1-like protein 11 isoform X5 → MVIDLLGPSLEDLFNYCNRKLSLKTVLMLADQLINRVEYMHSRGFLHRDIKPDNFLMGLGRKANQVYIIDYGLAKKYRDSQTHKHIPYRENKNLTGTARYASVNTHLGVEQSRRDDLESLGYVLMYFLRGSLPWQGLKAGTKKQKYDKISEKKTLTPIEVLCKSYPSEFISYFHYCRSLRFEDKPDYSYLKRLFRDLFLREGYQFDYIYDWTILKYPQIGSNSRQKQPSAKAGSKLRPSTEKTEKAPVGKEIHDRYLGVVEVLGRRSASNVNVDRSKHRPLENVSPSKEVRSDLDRGRASFSHNGSVSRKAVASSSRKGTTVSASESRSSWLFSNTNRLPTTQKTRSGVESKMASVSHGTPSKGTRDGHLRSFENLSIGTQKRKQ